The nucleotide window ATGATCTCGGTATTGGCCCCGTCATAGGTGCCGACAATGAGGGCTCCATTCATCGCAAACTTCATGCTGCCCGTTCCCGAGGCCTCCGTCCCGGCCATTGAGATCTGCTGGTTCACATCCGCAGCGGGAACGATCTGTTCCGCCAGCGAGACGCGGTAGTCGGGAAGGAACACCACCCTGATCAGCCCCTTCACCTGCGGATCGTTATTGACGACCTGGCCCACACTGGTAATCAGTTTGATGATCTGCTTGGCCGTCCAATAGCCCGGCGCCGCCTTGCCGGCAAAGATGTACACGCGGGGCACAGGAGGCTCAAGTCCGTCTTGAATGATACACAGATATTGGTGAACGATCTGCATGACATTGAGCAGTTGCCGTTTGTACTCGTGAATCCGTTTGATGTGCACATCGAACAACGCATCCGGATTAACAACTACCCGACTGACGTCGTAGATGAGTCTCGTCAATCGTACCTTGTTGACCCGTTTCACAGCGAGAAATGCCTGCCGGAACTTCGCATTCTGCACATGAGGCTCCAGACCCCTCAGCTTCCCCAGGTCGGCAATCCACCCGTTGCTGCCGATGGTGTTGGTGATGAGATCGGCCAGCAGCGGATTGGCTTGAAGCAGCCAGCGTCGTGGTGTGACACCGTTTGTCTTGGTGCTGAATCTCTCCGGCCAGAGTTGTGCGAAATCGGGCGCTAAATAGGTTTTCACCAGTTGAGTGTGGAGCGTCGAGACGCCGTTGACGGCATGGCTGCCGACCAGCGCGAGGTTGACCATGCGCACCCGCTTCTGCTCCCCCTCCTCAATCACGGACATGCGTCGCAATCGCTCGTAGTCGCGCGGCCACATGGACGCCACCTGTGCCAGGAATCGGCGGTTGATTTCGTAAATGATCTGCAGGTGTCGCGGTAGAACGGCCTCAAGCAGCGAGACCGACCATTTCTCCAGCGCCTCCGGCATCAGGGTATGATTGGTATACGACAGCGTGGCCTGCGTCATCTCCCAGGCGATCTCCCAGGGTTGGGCATGTTCGTCGACCAACACCCGCATCAGCTCTGCCACGGCCAGGGCCGGGTGGCTGTCATTGAGCTGTATGGCGACCTTGGACGGAAACTGATCGAAGTTGTCGTGGCTCTTACGGTATCGGCGCACAATGTCCCGGAGGGCGCATGCCACGAGGAGGTATTCCTGAAGGAGTCGCAGCTCCCGGCCGGCCTCGATCGAGTCGGCGGGGTAGAGGACCTTGGAAATGGTCTCTGAGGCGATCTGTTGCTCGACCGCCTTCAGATAGTCCCCCTCATTGAAGATCTGCATATCGAACTCTTCAGATGATCGCGCCGAGTACAATCGCAGCACATTGACCGTGTTGCCGCCGTATCCGATAATCGGCATATCGTGCGGGACACCGATAATAATCTTCCAATCCATCCACATGGGGTTGTACCCCCCGGTGCGATCGATGCCGTGTTCGACGCGACCGTATACCGGTACGATACATGCCTCATCGGGACGTTCGATCTGCCAGGGATTACCGCTGGCCATCCAGTTATCCGGTTTTTCCTTCTGATACCCGCCGTCAATGGCCTGCTTGAACAGGCCGTACTCATAGTTGATGCCGTATCCGTATCCCGGCATTCCCATGGTGGCCAGAGAGTCCAGAAAACAGGCCGCCAGACGGCCGAGGCCGCCATTGCCTAATGCGGCCTCAGATTCGCCTTCCAGCACCTCATCGAGATCGACACCCATTGTGCGGAGCGCCTCCCGGCACGGATCGAGCATGCCCAGATTGCTCAGGTTGTTTCTCAGGGATTGGCCCAGGAGAAACTCCATGGAGAGATAATGTACGCGCTTGGGAT belongs to Candidatus Methylomirabilis lanthanidiphila and includes:
- a CDS encoding maltodextrin phosphorylase, encoding MTTRRLEQDPGPDTGTHRHVALTVSAFQDAIRYHARYSLGKKWEHCSSRELFMAVAFAVRDALIDRMLETEDRYQQADPKRVHYLSMEFLLGQSLRNNLSNLGMLDPCREALRTMGVDLDEVLEGESEAALGNGGLGRLAACFLDSLATMGMPGYGYGINYEYGLFKQAIDGGYQKEKPDNWMASGNPWQIERPDEACIVPVYGRVEHGIDRTGGYNPMWMDWKIIIGVPHDMPIIGYGGNTVNVLRLYSARSSEEFDMQIFNEGDYLKAVEQQIASETISKVLYPADSIEAGRELRLLQEYLLVACALRDIVRRYRKSHDNFDQFPSKVAIQLNDSHPALAVAELMRVLVDEHAQPWEIAWEMTQATLSYTNHTLMPEALEKWSVSLLEAVLPRHLQIIYEINRRFLAQVASMWPRDYERLRRMSVIEEGEQKRVRMVNLALVGSHAVNGVSTLHTQLVKTYLAPDFAQLWPERFSTKTNGVTPRRWLLQANPLLADLITNTIGSNGWIADLGKLRGLEPHVQNAKFRQAFLAVKRVNKVRLTRLIYDVSRVVVNPDALFDVHIKRIHEYKRQLLNVMQIVHQYLCIIQDGLEPPVPRVYIFAGKAAPGYWTAKQIIKLITSVGQVVNNDPQVKGLIRVVFLPDYRVSLAEQIVPAADVNQQISMAGTEASGTGSMKFAMNGALIVGTYDGANTEIMEEVGEENVFLFGLQAEAVRQMRERGSYHPRDYYHRNPHIRRVMEAFASNLFCPNQPGLFRWIGESVLDHGDPYFHLADLESYIDTQNRVAQAFNDPAGWACKAIFNVARTGKFSSDRAIAEYAREIWNIRPVL